One window of the Micromonas commoda chromosome 9, complete sequence genome contains the following:
- a CDS encoding predicted protein — MEDCCAICAEPLTHVAYGPCGHRDACVECVARLRFVMEDRRCVICQVPCERVFATRHMGEYTETIGADGFEQLPKRARAKQLHHDDKLDMFFDDDAVCGKVKSLRSLVCGECVRDAGGDASAVSQHQSVKALKAHLRERHGKFFCEVCLEGRKVFLSEQVLYTRTQLDKHRYGASADVDNAFGQAGFKGHPSCKYCRKFFYDEGQLYTHMQTAHETCHICRRQCPDKHVYYRDYEELERHFRKDHHACLHPECLAKKFVVFTSAQELKNHEGLEHGRAMTKAERQAALRVDVGFTVGDNGGGNQPGERTAVGISSRGGANNATDVERMRAQARAHAQEQLRQARVNSVESAQLEAVLRASREESELPRVASAEDFPDLASNSRGGGGGGGGLIGGGWAGRAGSGRSSPGLSASGGSVGRNLDDAEAFPTLGGANPNRGLKKQPRHMQPRGGNPAGSAKVPAPVPARAAEVLAARLRGLANAGGGGGGGVGSFVGGSNPPSLASDEEHFPTLGPSRPNVQSSFAAPPGFNADGEATARPLPARDVSIGGGGFERVASKRGKGRWSAADGGLATSALNPPPSRQVSKKAQAKTEEDASLAKEAADAEVAARSDALVARVRRTLDAKGGSFNSFASLSSQFKSGQCSGASYVAKLRVMGLDLAIVNELAALMPDGDKRDELERAAAAAARLMGGGVGGGGGGAGGDSIGAAAAIMFGAGKRDGNAWDCPACTYHNAGGNVRCDVCDGLRPGAAVGPVVGGGASSSGGGGAVSGGGGGGGKKGKVKGRKVSLTAVGGGGVRGIDEIVDPGRSSRSAWGA, encoded by the coding sequence atggaggatTGCTGCGCGATCTGCGCGGAGCCCCTGACGCACGTGGCCTACGGCCCGTGCGGTCACagggacgcgtgcgtcgagtGCGTGGCCCGCCTCCGCTTCGTGATGGAGGATCGCCGCTGCGTCATCTGTCAGGTCCCGTGCGAGAGGGTCTTCGCCACGAGGCACATGGGCGAGTACACGGAGAcgatcggcgccgacggcttcGAACAGCTGCCCAAGAGAGCCAGGGCCAAGCAGCTGCACCACGACGATAAGCTGGACATgttcttcgacgacgacgccgtctgCGGCAAGGTCAAGTCGCTCCGATCGCTCGTCTGCGGCGAGTGCGTtcgggacgcgggcggcgacgcctccgcggtttCGCAGCATCAGAGCGTCAAGGCCCTGAAGGCGCATCTCCGCGAGAGGCACGGTAAGTTCTTCTGCGAGGTGTGCCTCGAGGGACGCAAGGTGTTCCTCTCCGAACAGGTGCTCTACACGCGGACGCAGCTGGATAAGCACCGGTACGGCGCATCCGCGGATGTGGACAACGCGTTTGGACAAGCCGGGTTCAAGGGGCACCCCTCGTGCAAGTACTGCAGAAAGTTCTTCTACGACGAGGGACAGCTGTACACGCACATGCAGACGGCGCACGAGACGTGCCACATATGTCGCAGGCAGTGCCCCGATAAGCACGTGTATTACCGAGActacgaggagctcgagcggcaCTTTCGAAAAGATCATCACGCGTGCTTGCACCCGGAGTGCCTCGCCAAGAAGTTCGTCGTGTTCACGAGCGCCCAGGAGCTGAAGAACCACGAGGGTTTGGAGCACGGGCGCGCGATGACCAAGGCGGAGCGGCAGGCGGCGctgcgcgtggacgtcgggTTCACGGTCGGCGACAATGGGGGGGGGAACCAGCCGGGTGAACGAACCGCAGTCGGTATTTCCagccggggcggggcgaacAACGCGAccgacgtcgagcgcatGCGCGCTCAGgcgcgcgcccacgcgcaGGAGCAACTGCGACAGGCGCGGGTGAACAGCGTCGAgagcgcgcagctcgaggctgtgctccgcgcgtcgcgcgaggaaTCGGAGCTACCGagggtggcgtcggcggaggatTTTCCCGATTTGGCGTCcaactcgcgcggcggcggcggcggcggcggcggcttaATCGGAGGCGGGTgggccgggcgcgcgggcagCGGGCGCTCGAGCCCGGGACTATCGGCCTCCGGGGGAAGCGTCGGACGGAacctggacgacgccgaagcATTTCcgacgctcggcggcgccaatCCCAACCGCGGTTTGAAGAAGCAGCCGCGGCACATGCAACCGAGGGGCGGCAACCCCGCGGGGTCGGCCAAGGTACCCGCGCCtgtgcccgcgcgcgccgcggaggtgctcgcggcgaggttaCGGGGGCTGGCTaacgcgggcggtggcggcggtggcggtgtcGGGTCTTTCGTCGGCGGTtcgaacccgccgtcgctcgcgtccgacgagGAACACTTTCCGACCCTcggtccgtcgcggccgaaCGTTCAAAGTTCattcgccgcgcccccgggatttaacgccgacggcgaagcgacggcgcggccgtTACCTGCCAGGGACGTCTCCATCGGGGGGGGTGGcttcgaacgcgtcgcgagtAAGCGGGGCAAAGGGCggtggtcggcggcggacgggggtttggcgacgtcggcgttaAATCCGCCGCCCTCCCGACAAGTTAGTAAGAAGGCCCAGGCGAAGACCGAGGAAGACGCGTCTCTCGCGAAGGAAGCGGCCGATGCCGAGGTGGCCGCTCgcagcgacgcgctcgtcgcccgcgtccggcggACCCTGGACGCGAAGGGCGGGAGCTTCAACTCGTTCGCCAGTCTCAGCTCGCAGTTTAAAAGCGGTCAGTGCTCGGGCGCATCCTACGTGGCCAAACTGAGGGTGATGGGACTGGACCTCGCGATCGTGAACGAGCTGGCGGCGCTGATGCCCGACGGCGATAAGAGGGACGAGctggaacgcgcggcggcggcggcggcgaggctgatgggcggcggggttgggggcggcggcgggggggccGGGGGGGATTCGAtaggcgcggcggcggcgattaTGTTTGGTGCCGGCAAGAGGGATGGAAACGCGTGGGACTGTCCCGCGTGCACCTATCACAACGCCGGCGGGAACGTGCGTTGCGACGTGTGCGACGGGTTgaggcccggcgcggcggtcgggcccgtcgtgggcggcggagcgtcgtcatccggtggcggcggcgcggtttcgggcggcggcggcggcggcggcaaaaAGGGTAAAGTCAAGGGGAGGAAGGTTtccctcaccgccgtcggcggcggcggcgtccgcggcatCGACGAAATCGTCGACCCcgggcggtcgtcgcggagtgCGTGGGGAGCCTAG